A single window of Vicia villosa cultivar HV-30 ecotype Madison, WI unplaced genomic scaffold, Vvil1.0 ctg.000022F_1_1_2_unsc, whole genome shotgun sequence DNA harbors:
- the LOC131622024 gene encoding uncharacterized protein LOC131622024 codes for MTLNLVGVTATTMAVPSLMLTTTRRKPICLCVSSSSTTINTEDLRSQLDQLHSEAHSTRTKANSARSRLLRLSESAEKLQKQAAISIQKGDEDYARDTLLQRKQVLQALEKSKIRIELLDELSAKLSEAISLKESQLVGNITMNIEDTTQDDSTPVRIIAPKEEVLEDSPNDDSDSNKKKLNDIQDVKNSLESQENPLDDKEIDSLLKSLSTDTGNGNSIPSSLSKISSYEDFMEHIDQKLSEIETELVSVLNVSVLVLDSEERPKNFKWQQTTELLESIHSIRQRIRKTKEAKVKI; via the exons ATGACACTGAACCTTGTTGGAGTAACAGCCACAACCATGGCTGTTCCTTCATTGATGTTGACAACAACTAGAAGAAAACCTATATGCTTGTGTGTTTCCTCAAGTTCAACCACCATCAACACAGAAGACTTACGTTCTCAGCTTGATCAACTTCATTCCGAAGCACACAGCACAAGAACCAAAG CAAATAGTGCTAGATCGAGGCTATTAAGGTTATCAGAGTCAGCTGAGAAGCTTCAAAAGCAAGCAGCTATAAGTATCCAGAAGGGGGATGAAGATTATGCAAGGGACACGCTTTTACAGAGGAAACAAGTGTTGCAGGCTTTGGAAAAGTCGAAAATTCGCATTGAGTTGCTCGACGAGCTTTCCGCGAAGCTAAGTGAG GCAATATCTTTGAAAGAAAGTCAGCTAGTTGGAAATATCACTATGAACATTGAAGACACAACGCAAGATGATTCAACTCCAGTTCGAATCATTGCTCCAAAGGAGGAAGTTCTAGAAGATTCTCCCAACGATGATTCTGACTCTAATAAGAAGAAGTTAAACGATATTCAAGATGTGAAAAATTCCTTGGAAAGTCAAGAGAATCCACTGGATGATAAGGAGATAGATAGTCTTCTGAAATCCCTTAGCACTGATACAGGGAATGGAAACAGCATACCGAGTAGCTTGTCGAAAATATCCTCTTACGAGGACTTCATGGAACATATAGATCAAAAACTTAGTGAGATTGAGACTGAACTAGTTTCTGTTTTGAATGTCTCAGTTTTAGTATTGGATAGTGAAGAGAGACCAAAGAATTTCAAGTGGCAGCAAACAACAGAACTCCTTGAGAGCATTCATAGCATTAGACAGAG AATCAGAAAAACCAAGGAAGCAAAAGTGAAGATCTGA
- the LOC131622027 gene encoding ubiquitin C-terminal hydrolase 13-like isoform X1: MFLYFRKQIINIHYYRKREGLFIVLSIPISHAYTYTRVFPILENRLNSFSAACEQEEGWMAGGSIVENTTTPFRFTWRIDGFSQLTEKRLYSDVFEVGGYKWRVLIFPKGNNVDCLSIYLDAADSSGLPDGWTRFARFCLGVVSQVHTKYSRRKDSYHQFNKHRSDWGFTSFMPLNEFYDPSRGYLVNDTLVIEVDVICDANENDTAEHLRERLKKEQENLRTVIEKSPLNLSDGFVQERLKEEQEDLCTIIEKSSQDLSDGFVQERLKKEQEELCTFIEKSAPHLSSGFVLEMLKKEQEDLFTFIEKSPQNLPDGFVQERLKEEQEGLCTIIEKSAQDIFDEVVQESLKEEQEDLCPIIEKSAQNLSDGFVQERLKEEQEDPWTIIKVVRDEDLAEQIGNDIYFDLVDTDKVKSFRVPKDTSFNIFKEEVAKELGIPAQFQRFWLWEKRESKAYRPFRPLTQIEEAGPVGQLRELKEVKEAELNLFLEVERGLDLRPIAPLEMRDDDILLFFKLYDPEIEELRYAGRLFVNPCDKLSEILTRLNILAGYDPNEEIELYEEIRCEPVDKNLTFLENWLGNGDIICFQKASAMDKGKHIRNPDVLSYLQYVYNLELSFSLSAKESECEESLEKQNKNVIAEEINAMIDENVIAAIDRVLSEGITISVQSQHPVQQKVSLSLPEQLLQELSDILFKEDLVEKFKKGLTHEVDFNLVMEKIAAYADLFSSHQLEQVGAVKNLLNNLVRIFEKMEYLKIKQDSAKKSTDKHNEALKKTREKIMTSQTSFTNHQTYLNSLDGEIADLKAKLEKLQVDRDNIAEIQDQEKDKITCLNKEVKSIFHLLVDDHIKVKAVEDKIPAAQADLENYEKLYQYMKAAPPF; the protein is encoded by the exons ATGTTCCTATATTTTaggaaacaaataattaatattcattattataGAAAGAGAGAGGGATTATTTATAGTTTTATCAATCCCAATATCGCATGCATATACATACACACGAGTTTTTCCAATATTGGAAAACAGACTAAACTCTTTCAGTGCTGCTTGCGAACAAGAAGAAG GCTGGATGGCAGGAGGTAGCATAGTTGAAAATACAACTACGCCCTTCCGGTTCACATGGAGAATTGACGGGTTTTCTCAACTGACTGAGAAAAGGCTCTATTCAGATGTATTTGAAGTTGGAGGCTATAAATG GCGCGTGCTAATTTTCCCGAAAGGGAACAATGTGGACTGTTTGTCCATATATTTGGATGCTGCAGATTCATCTGGTTTGCCCGATGGTTGGACTAGATTTGCACGGTTTTGCCTGGGAGTAGTTAGTCAAGTCCATACTAAGTACTCTCGGAGAAAAG ACTCGTACCACCAATTCAACAAACATCGGAGTGATTGGGGTTTCACGTCCTTCATGCCTCTTAATGAATTTTATGATCCTTCAAGAGGGTATCTTGTGAATGACACTCTTGTAATTGAAGTTGACGTAATATGCGATGCTAATGAAAATGACACTGCTGAGCATTTAAGG GAGAGGTTGAAGAAAGAACAGGAAAACCTCCGCACTGTTATTGAAAAATCTCCACTGAATTTGTCCGATGGGTTTGTGCAGGAGAGGTTGAAGGAAGAACAGGAAGACCTCTGCACTATTATTGAAAAATCTTCACAGGATTTGTCTGatgggtttgtgcaggaaagGTTGAAGAAAGAACAGGAAGAGCTCTGCACTTTCATTGAAAAATCTGCACCGCATTTGTCCAGTGGGTTTGTGCTAGAGATGTTGAAGAAAGAACAGGAAGACCTTTTCACTTTCATTGAAAAATCTCCACAAAATTTGCCCGATGGGTTTGTGCAAGAGAGGTTGAAGGAAGAACAGGAAGGCCTATGCACTATTATTGAAAAATCTGCACAGGATATATTCGATGAGGTTGTGCAAGAGAGCCTGAAGGAAGAACAGGAAGACCTCTGCCCAATTATTGAAAAATCTGCACAGAATTTATCCGATGGGTTTGTGCAAGAGAGGTTGAAGGAAGAACAGGAAGACCCGTGGACTATTATAAAG GTGGTACGAGATGAAGACCTTGCAGAACAGATTGGAAATGATATATATTTTGATCTTGTAGACACTGACAAAGTGAAAAGTTTCCGAGTTCCAAAGGATACATCATTTAACATTTTCAAG GAAGAGGTTGCTAAAGAGCTTGGCATACCAGCTCAGTTCCAGCGCTTTTGGCTATGGGAAAAGCGTGAAAGCAAGGCATATCGTCCATTTCGGCCATTGACACAAATTGAGGAAGCTGGACCG GTTGGACAATTGAGAGAACTAAAAGAGGTTAAAGAAGCAGaattaaatttgtttttggaGGTGGAGCGTGGGCTG GATTTACGCCCCATTGCACCACTCGAGATGAGAGACGATGATATATTACTTTTTTTCAAGTTATATGATCCTGAAATAGAGGAGCTACG ATATGCTGGAAGGCTTTTTGTGAACCCATGTGATAAGCTATCAGAAATTTTAACAAGGTTAAATATATTGGCTGGTTATGATCCCAATGAAGAGATTGAACTTTATGAG GAAATTAGGTGTGAGCCTGTTGACAAGAATCTTACCTTTCTAGAAAATTGG TTAGGAAATGGTGATATCATATGCTTTCAGAAAGCTTCTGCAATGGATAAGGGGAAACATATCCGAAATCCTGACGTGCTTTCATATTTGCAATATGTGTACAATCTTGAG TTGTCTTTTTCTCTCTCGGCCAAAGAATCTGAATGTGAAGAATCGTTGGAGAAGCAAAACAAGAACGTTATAGCTGAAGAAATTAATGCTATGATAGATGAGAATGTCATTGCTGCAATTGACAGAGTTTTATCAGAAGGCATTACCATTTCGGTACAATCTCAGCATCCTGTTCAACAAAAAGTCTCACTCTCACTCCCTGAGCAACTTCTTCAGGAATTGAGTGATATTCTCTTTAAAGAAGATTTGgttgaaaaatttaaaaaaggcCTCACTCATGAAGTTGACTTCAACTTAGTCATGGAAAAAATTGCCGCCTATGCCGACCTCTTTTCCTCTCACCAATTAGAACAAGTCGGCGCTGTTAAGAACCTTCTCAACAACCTTGTGAGGATATTTGAAAAAAtggaatatttgaaaataaagcaagactCGGCTAAGAAAAGCACTGACAAACACAATGAAGCATTGAAGAAGACTAGAGAGAAAATAATGACCTCGCAAACTTCTTTCACAAACCATCAAACATATCTCAACTCTCTTGATGGTGAGATTGCTGATCTTAAAGCCAAACTTGAAAAACTACAAGTAGACAGGGATAATATTGCTGAGAttcaagatcaagagaaagatAAGATCACTTGTTTGAATAAAGAAGTTAAATCCATCTTCCATCTCCTTGTAGATGATCACATCAAGGTAAAAGCTGTTGAAGATAAGATTCCGGCGGCTCAAGCCGATTTGGAAAATTATGAGAAGCTCTATCAATACATGAAGGCAGCACCTCCAttttga
- the LOC131622027 gene encoding ubiquitin C-terminal hydrolase 13-like isoform X2 — protein MFLYFRKQIINIHYYRKREGLFIVLSIPISHAYTYTRVFPILENRLNSFSAACEQEEGWMAGGSIVENTTTPFRFTWRIDGFSQLTEKRLYSDVFEVGGYKWRVLIFPKGNNVDCLSIYLDAADSSGLPDGWTRFARFCLGVVSQVHTKYSRRKDSYHQFNKHRSDWGFTSFMPLNEFYDPSRGYLVNDTLVIEVDVICDANENDTAEHLRERLKEEQEDLCTIIEKSSQDLSDGFVQERLKKEQEELCTFIEKSAPHLSSGFVLEMLKKEQEDLFTFIEKSPQNLPDGFVQERLKEEQEGLCTIIEKSAQDIFDEVVQESLKEEQEDLCPIIEKSAQNLSDGFVQERLKEEQEDPWTIIKVVRDEDLAEQIGNDIYFDLVDTDKVKSFRVPKDTSFNIFKEEVAKELGIPAQFQRFWLWEKRESKAYRPFRPLTQIEEAGPVGQLRELKEVKEAELNLFLEVERGLDLRPIAPLEMRDDDILLFFKLYDPEIEELRYAGRLFVNPCDKLSEILTRLNILAGYDPNEEIELYEEIRCEPVDKNLTFLENWLGNGDIICFQKASAMDKGKHIRNPDVLSYLQYVYNLELSFSLSAKESECEESLEKQNKNVIAEEINAMIDENVIAAIDRVLSEGITISVQSQHPVQQKVSLSLPEQLLQELSDILFKEDLVEKFKKGLTHEVDFNLVMEKIAAYADLFSSHQLEQVGAVKNLLNNLVRIFEKMEYLKIKQDSAKKSTDKHNEALKKTREKIMTSQTSFTNHQTYLNSLDGEIADLKAKLEKLQVDRDNIAEIQDQEKDKITCLNKEVKSIFHLLVDDHIKVKAVEDKIPAAQADLENYEKLYQYMKAAPPF, from the exons ATGTTCCTATATTTTaggaaacaaataattaatattcattattataGAAAGAGAGAGGGATTATTTATAGTTTTATCAATCCCAATATCGCATGCATATACATACACACGAGTTTTTCCAATATTGGAAAACAGACTAAACTCTTTCAGTGCTGCTTGCGAACAAGAAGAAG GCTGGATGGCAGGAGGTAGCATAGTTGAAAATACAACTACGCCCTTCCGGTTCACATGGAGAATTGACGGGTTTTCTCAACTGACTGAGAAAAGGCTCTATTCAGATGTATTTGAAGTTGGAGGCTATAAATG GCGCGTGCTAATTTTCCCGAAAGGGAACAATGTGGACTGTTTGTCCATATATTTGGATGCTGCAGATTCATCTGGTTTGCCCGATGGTTGGACTAGATTTGCACGGTTTTGCCTGGGAGTAGTTAGTCAAGTCCATACTAAGTACTCTCGGAGAAAAG ACTCGTACCACCAATTCAACAAACATCGGAGTGATTGGGGTTTCACGTCCTTCATGCCTCTTAATGAATTTTATGATCCTTCAAGAGGGTATCTTGTGAATGACACTCTTGTAATTGAAGTTGACGTAATATGCGATGCTAATGAAAATGACACTGCTGAGCATTTAAGG GAGAGGTTGAAGGAAGAACAGGAAGACCTCTGCACTATTATTGAAAAATCTTCACAGGATTTGTCTGatgggtttgtgcaggaaagGTTGAAGAAAGAACAGGAAGAGCTCTGCACTTTCATTGAAAAATCTGCACCGCATTTGTCCAGTGGGTTTGTGCTAGAGATGTTGAAGAAAGAACAGGAAGACCTTTTCACTTTCATTGAAAAATCTCCACAAAATTTGCCCGATGGGTTTGTGCAAGAGAGGTTGAAGGAAGAACAGGAAGGCCTATGCACTATTATTGAAAAATCTGCACAGGATATATTCGATGAGGTTGTGCAAGAGAGCCTGAAGGAAGAACAGGAAGACCTCTGCCCAATTATTGAAAAATCTGCACAGAATTTATCCGATGGGTTTGTGCAAGAGAGGTTGAAGGAAGAACAGGAAGACCCGTGGACTATTATAAAG GTGGTACGAGATGAAGACCTTGCAGAACAGATTGGAAATGATATATATTTTGATCTTGTAGACACTGACAAAGTGAAAAGTTTCCGAGTTCCAAAGGATACATCATTTAACATTTTCAAG GAAGAGGTTGCTAAAGAGCTTGGCATACCAGCTCAGTTCCAGCGCTTTTGGCTATGGGAAAAGCGTGAAAGCAAGGCATATCGTCCATTTCGGCCATTGACACAAATTGAGGAAGCTGGACCG GTTGGACAATTGAGAGAACTAAAAGAGGTTAAAGAAGCAGaattaaatttgtttttggaGGTGGAGCGTGGGCTG GATTTACGCCCCATTGCACCACTCGAGATGAGAGACGATGATATATTACTTTTTTTCAAGTTATATGATCCTGAAATAGAGGAGCTACG ATATGCTGGAAGGCTTTTTGTGAACCCATGTGATAAGCTATCAGAAATTTTAACAAGGTTAAATATATTGGCTGGTTATGATCCCAATGAAGAGATTGAACTTTATGAG GAAATTAGGTGTGAGCCTGTTGACAAGAATCTTACCTTTCTAGAAAATTGG TTAGGAAATGGTGATATCATATGCTTTCAGAAAGCTTCTGCAATGGATAAGGGGAAACATATCCGAAATCCTGACGTGCTTTCATATTTGCAATATGTGTACAATCTTGAG TTGTCTTTTTCTCTCTCGGCCAAAGAATCTGAATGTGAAGAATCGTTGGAGAAGCAAAACAAGAACGTTATAGCTGAAGAAATTAATGCTATGATAGATGAGAATGTCATTGCTGCAATTGACAGAGTTTTATCAGAAGGCATTACCATTTCGGTACAATCTCAGCATCCTGTTCAACAAAAAGTCTCACTCTCACTCCCTGAGCAACTTCTTCAGGAATTGAGTGATATTCTCTTTAAAGAAGATTTGgttgaaaaatttaaaaaaggcCTCACTCATGAAGTTGACTTCAACTTAGTCATGGAAAAAATTGCCGCCTATGCCGACCTCTTTTCCTCTCACCAATTAGAACAAGTCGGCGCTGTTAAGAACCTTCTCAACAACCTTGTGAGGATATTTGAAAAAAtggaatatttgaaaataaagcaagactCGGCTAAGAAAAGCACTGACAAACACAATGAAGCATTGAAGAAGACTAGAGAGAAAATAATGACCTCGCAAACTTCTTTCACAAACCATCAAACATATCTCAACTCTCTTGATGGTGAGATTGCTGATCTTAAAGCCAAACTTGAAAAACTACAAGTAGACAGGGATAATATTGCTGAGAttcaagatcaagagaaagatAAGATCACTTGTTTGAATAAAGAAGTTAAATCCATCTTCCATCTCCTTGTAGATGATCACATCAAGGTAAAAGCTGTTGAAGATAAGATTCCGGCGGCTCAAGCCGATTTGGAAAATTATGAGAAGCTCTATCAATACATGAAGGCAGCACCTCCAttttga
- the LOC131622012 gene encoding uncharacterized protein LOC131622012 — translation MDKFSKADDTKKLHKKEQLQKIVFPETTDLKPPSQPDKTKGASRKSKSTQDNTSTKQNPSYSEHVDALISDSPTPKSKCSANKGARISKPPRTPPIKKPPMIYIDEMPLFMHQYIDNIVDMDTDGNCGYRAVAGLLGKGEENHTLILRALILELTLHRDIYDRLNEKQ, via the coding sequence ATGGATAAGTtttctaaagcggatgacaccaaGAAATTACACAAAAAAGAACAATTGCAGAAAATTGTGTTTCcagagaccaccgatttgaaacctccATCCCAACCAGATAAAACTAAGGGTGCGTCTAGAAAGTCGAAAAGTACCCAAGATAACACATCAACTAAACAAAATCCTTCTTATagtgaacatgttgatgcattgatCTCGGATTCACCCacaccaaagtccaagtgtagtgctaACAAAGGAGCACGTATTTCGAAGCCGCCTCGCACACCTCCGATTAAAAAACCTCCGATGAtttacattgatgagatgccactatTTATGCACCAATATATTGATAATATAGTTGATATGGATACCGATGGTAATTGTGGGTATCGGGCCGTTGCAGGTTTGCtcggaaaaggagaagaaaatcacactcTTATTCTACGTGCACTTATTTTGGAGTTGACTTTGCATAGGGACATCTACGACCGACTTAATGAGAAACAATAA